TAGAGTATGGGTAACAAACACCGTTAAGAGGAAAAAGCGGGACCAAAGTCGGGATTGCCAAGTTTTCCACAGGGCTGTTTGGGAACGGAGTAAAGCCTTGAAAAAATCTCCGTGGCGGTTTTCATCCTGACACCAACACTCAAAATAGTTAAATAGGGGATAAATATTGTGGTCGGGATTCTTTTCTAAATGGCGAAACATTAAAATATAACGCCAATAACCAATTTTTTCTGATAAATAAACGGTGTAAATTACCCACTCTGGCGGGAAGAAAGTATAGGTTCTTTTTTGGGTTAAATAACGCAAATCGAGGGAAAGACCAAAATCCGCCATAGCTTTGTTAATAAAACCGGCATGGCGAGCCTCATCCCTAGCCAAAAGATGAAAAGCCTCTGCTAATTTGGGACTACGATTTTTGAGACGACGGGACAACTCTTTAAATAGCAGAAAACCAGAAAATTCCGAGGTGCAGGACCGCTCTAAAAAGTCAATAAAGGCTAAACGGGTGGCCCCATCAATGTGGTCAAAACTACGCTTGAAATCATCGTTACGCACAAAATGATAACGATTGTAATCGGCTCGCAATTCCTCCAACGCCGCTTCAATTTCCTCGTCCTGGAGGGTCAACACCAGATTGGCAACTTTATCAAAATCGGTGGTGTAAAAACGGGGGGTAAGGAGAGTTTCCTTTACCGGAGCTTTAATGCCGGGGCGAATGGTTTCTAACTGAGTCGGTAGGGTAGTGGATACCATCGTTAATTAACAGGAGAATCTTAAAAGGGATAAGGATTATGGCAAAAAGCCTAAAAGAAAATCAGGGTGAAAACCCAGGGAAAATTTTTGATGTTGCCTTTCATCCTGTCCAATTCCCCGGATCCTGACAAGACAGTTTCCATTGCTACCCCATAGTTTCCAAAGGGGAAAAATTATTACCTGGCCTGGGTTTTGATTATTTGTAAAGAAATGCTAATGTCTGCAAGTTGAAGCCTCAGAGCCTATTTTAAGAACCCCCCTGGCCTCCAAATTTGGTGGAAAGCTAGATAAAATTTCCCCGGTATTCCTAGAGCTTTAGTGGTTCGATTGAGAGGAAAATTGAAACTTTACCAACAGATTCTGAATCGAAGTAACAAAAAAACTGCCTGTGATTATTCTCACAAGCAGTGGAAGGGAATGGCACCCCCACAAATGGCTAGACCAAAGTTATGACTGATTTAGTTAAGACAGGGTACGCTTTATGGACTGAAGTTACTTATCTAAAAGTTTTTATCAACCCCTGTTGCCCCTGATTTAGCCTAATTGAGTATAAAACAGTAAATCAATGAGGTTTTTAGCGTTTAACCTTAACTTGGCGAGCCATTTCCTTGAAACGATTCAAACTAGGGCCAGGGGTACGACGAGCAACATTTTGGGGAATGGGGTCACCACTAGCAAAGGCCACCTGGCTGGGATCAACTTTGGCCTTGGGAGCCGGGGCCACTGGAGCGGAGGCAGGAGTTTCCACTGGGGCAGCCGCTTTAGTAGCAGACTTTTTCTTAATGGAAGTTTTTTTCGAAGTGGTCGGAGCCGGTTTTTCCACCGGAGCTACCTCCGATTTTACGATCGCCACGTCGGCCTCTTCCACCTGGGCGGGGGCTTGGCTTTCATCTAACTGGACGTAAAATTCTTTTTTAGCGCCAAACAATTTTTTTAACATTTTAATGTGGTTCTCCTAATTGGGCGGGATTTTATGGTGAATTGTGTACAAACTAATTGTGACTGAATTTTAACAAAAATAGGGCGCTGGAATTTCCTATGGCCAGTCAGCCCCGATTTGAATGGTAACGTCGGAAATCAGATAACCATTGCTATCCACTAAAACTTCCCCCAGACCAATACTATTGCGTACTTGCCTGGCCCCCAAATGATCGCCTTGTTGAGCAATTACCCTGGTGGTTTGTAAGGGCGGGGAAAAGGCACTGACTACGTTGATGCGGCTATAACCGGCAGTCTCCAACTCTTTGACCAAAGCTTTCACTGCCTGGGGGCGATCAGTACTATCTTGGATGGCAATGCGGAGACCATAGGGGTCGAGGGCAGTTAAGTCTTCATCCATATCCCACAACCAAGAATTGGTGGCCATGGCCCCAAAATATTCCTCGGTCATCGCTTGAATTTTTGGCTGGTGGGGTAGCCAGTAGCTAATACTAGTGCGGCCAGTGCCATTAAAATCCCCCGGCAACATCAACATTTTGACGTCTTCCCTAGGAATTTGTGCCGAAAAACCGGCGATCGCCACTAACTCCTCCATATTCAAGTTTGTGTCAATGTTGGACTGGAGAATTTTGACGATGTCCGGTATCCGTAGAATCGTTTGGGGTTTGAGGGCCTGTTCCACCACCGCCCGCATTACTATTTGCTGTCTTTGAATCCGGCCAATATCCCCCAGAGCATCGTAGCGAAACCGCAACATTTGTAGAGCCTTTTCCCCGTCTAGCCGCTGTTGCCCTTCCTTGAGATTAATGTACAAACGCTGGCTATCATCCTGATATTTCATATCCCGGGGCACATATACATCTACCCCCCCTAAGGCATCAATAAGTTTTTCCACCGCCTGTACATTCACCCGAATATAACGGTCAATGGGCACATCCCCAAGTAAATCAGTCACCGTCATGGCGGCCAAAGCCGGGCCCCCCAACGCATTGGCCTGGTTAATTTTTCTGGCACCGCTGTAGCCGGGAATTTCCACCCTAGTGTCCCGGGGAATGGATAGCACCACCAAGGATTTTTCCTTCGGGTCAAGGCGAATCAATACCATCGTATCGGTGAGGCCCTCCACCGAATTGACTAACGCATGGTAGCCGGGATTGGGCTGACTGGGGTCCGGTTCTTCGGAGGTTAATACCTTGGTACCCAGCAGCAACACGTTAATGGGGCGGCTGAGTTGGGGGATATTGAGGTTCTTGTAGGAAACGGCCTTTTCCTGGCCAAATACCGCTGCCTGCTCCGGTGTAAGTTCGCTCTGGCCCAGGGGAGTCGAATACATGGCCAACAAAGATCCTGCCCCCGCCGACACTAAGGCGATCGCCGTTAGAGCAAAACCCGTTAATAACCACTTACCGCCCTGGAATTTCCCCTTTCGGGGGGATTTTTTGCCATTATGACTATCCCCACCCCGTTTATTAGAATTTTTAGCCATCACCAGTTTGACCCTAAACTAACCATTGATATTTTTCTCCAATTGGTATGACGTCCTTTGGTGCTCTAGGCGGGTCCCAAGGTAATAAGGTAATTGGATTGGATACTAGCAAAATCACCGCAGCATTGGCAAGAAAAATTTCTCTTCCCTACCGCCATGGCTATGAACAAGCTTTTAAAGTAGTCAAAAAAAGACAAATATTAATCATTTTTAGCAGAATTTAATTGAGCGTATTTAGGTAGTTTAATAGTAAAGCTAGAGCCCACTCCTATTTCACTAGTTAGATAGATATCCCCCCCCATCATCTGACAAAATTTTCGGGTAATAGCTAAACCTAAGCCAGTGCCACCATATTTACGGGTCGTGGAGGAATCTGCCTGGGTAAAAGGTTGAAATAATTTCGACATTTGTTCTTCAGTCAGACCAATTCCCGTATCTTTTACCTGAAATGAAAGCCAGTCTTTTTCGTCAACTTTGAACTCCTCAACGATAAAACTAATAATCCCATCCTTGGTAAATTTACTGGCATTACTAAGCAGATTTAGTATCCCCTGCCGTAGCTTAATTAAATCCCCATAGACTTCTTCAGATTCCAGGGAAATTTCCACCTCTAATTTATTGTTATTGTTTTTAAGCAAGGGACTGATAGTATCAAGAATGCCTGCGATCAATTCCTTGAGGTTAAATGTCTCCAAATAGAGTTCCATTTTTCCTGCTTCAATCTTGGAGATATCTAGTAAATCATTAATTAAAGCCAACAATGACTTACCAGAACGCAAAATTTTGTCCAAGTCTGGCACCAATTCTTCTGAATCTAAGTCTTCAGCTTCTTCAATTAACATTTCACTATAACCAATGATGGCATTCAGGGGAGTTCTCAATTCGTGGCTCATATTAGCAAGAAAAATACTTTTCGTAGCATTGGCAGCTTCGGCTTCGGAACTGGCTAATTCCAACGCCTTGACTGTATTTTCTAACTCCTCAGTTCTTTGTTGAACCTTTTCCTCTAAACAAGAATTAGCAACTGCTAATTGTTTTTGGGCTAGCTCCAATTCCTGATTTTTTTTCTCTAAACTAGAATTGGATTCCCGCAACTCGTTGGTCATCAAATTAAAAGATTTGGCTAGAATACCCAGTTCATCTTCTCCTAGCACTGGAGCCCTAGCCTCCCGATCGCCGGAAGATATATCAATGGCGGCTTTAGTAATAAGCAAAATTGGTTTAGTTATTTTGATGGATAATAGATAAACCGCAATTAAAAGCAAAGCTGTGCTCACCAATCCCACTAACACTAACATGCGGGTAAATCGCCTAGCCAATTCCAGGGCTTCTACCTCACTAATTTCAGTAATTAAAGCTAAATTATATTTTTCTATCCACTGGTACACCCCCAACACTGGTGTGCCAGCATAATTAACATAGCTACCCTGGCCACTATTGCCAGCCATTACTGAATTGATTCCCAAGCTATTAAAATTTGGTTTGGAACCATTGGCCGTCAATTTTTTGTTTTCATCCGACGCAATAAACGAAACTTGATTATTTATTTCTCCTACCAAAAACGTTTCTCCCGTGTCTCCTAATCCAGTACGTTTGCGAATTAAATCATCAACGGCATTCAAATTAATATCTATACTCAAATAACCTAGTCTTTCCCGAGTTATATCATGCTTTATGTTAGTGGCAAAGGTCATACTAGGACGATTATAAACCTTAGAGAAATAGAAATTTGGCACTGTTTTAAAATTGGAATTAATATTGGCAAAATAAGTGGTCTGGTTGCCAATGCCTTTATAGACGCCGATTTCATCCAAGTTATTAGAAGCCACCACAATACCACCGGTGTTGAGAATATTAATGGCTTCAATATGAGGCAGAAACAGATCAATCTCTCGCAACTCTTCAATTAATCTCTTCTGAATTATTTTATATTGAGGGTCACTAACGCTAGTGTTTTTTAGCAATTCAGTATTTGCCTGAATACTGTTAATATCACTGAGTAAAAATAATGTATCTTTTTGTCCCTCCATCCATTGCTCTAATTGATATTCTTTGAGGTTATTAGAAATATTTAGACGATTAAAGGTTTGGCTTTCTATGCCCTTAACTGCCCTGTAGTTAGCAACTAAGAAAATTGACGCCACTACCACGCTGGAAAGACAAAAATAGGAAAGTACAAATTTAAGCAGTAAACTTCTTCGCACCGACTTAATAATTGAGACCATGGCTAAAAATTACTCATATACAATTACTGAAGATTTTGGTGGAAATAACACCAGCATTTCCCCCATGGGTTAAATCAGCGAAGGAACATTTCTTGTCTGGGTGAATTTTGGGGGCTAAAGATAAACAACCTGATGGGGAATAAAACAGGGCAACTATTGCTATAATTCTAACAACTGTTCAGTATGGAATCTATGGCTAAGGTTCTCCTAGTTGAAGACAATGAAATGAATCGCGACATGCTATCCCGTCGCTTGATCCGCAAAGGATACGAGGTGGTGATAGCCGTTGACGGTGAACAGGCTGTGACCATGGCTATCTCGGAGTCTCCCCAGCTTATTCTAATGGACATGAGTCTGCCGATCATTGATGGCTGGACTGCCACTAAGCAAATTAAAGGTCATCCCGATGGAGCTCACATTCCCATCATTGCCCTGACCGCCCATGCCATGGCCAGTGACCGAGAAAGGGCGATCGCCGCCGGTTGTGACGACTACGATACCAAGCCGATTGAAATCAAGCGTCTGTTACAAAAAATGGAGGCATTGATTAATTGAAGTGTTATTGATCTTTACTTTTTTGATCACCCAATTTATTAATAGTTTTCGTGAAATAATCCTTTGCCATTGGGAGCAACAAAAATTTAAAGGTGGTTATATTTTGAGTTAGCAATCATCTAGTCAGGGCATATCAAGGGTATTTAAGTTACCTAGGTCTGACAAAATTTGGGAATTATTAATTATCAGTAAAGGCTAAAATAATTCGTAAAACTAGGTTGATCAACTATAAGTTCTTTAATAAATGATGAATCCTTCTATTAATTCAGTTGATATAGAAAGTGCCACCGCTTTCATTCGTCACGAGCTCAGAACTCCCATTAATGCGATTGTCGGCTATGGGGAAATGGTTCAAGAAGAGTTAGCAGAAGCCAATTCTCCCCTTACAGAAGAAATAGATACATTACTGGTGGAAGCACAGAAGTTACTTGAAATTATCAACCTATTTGTTAAGCATTCTGACGGAGAGGATAAGTCGGATTTTCAGAAGCTTTTTTCCACCATTCCTCACAGCACTAATTTTTCCATTACTAACATCATTCTTAACTGCGATAGTTTGCTCGAAGCAGAGGAATGCACCAATGAACTTGAACTTACTGAAGATATAAGAAAAATAAAATTAGCGGCCTTACGCTTGCAGGGCTTAGTCAATAATATTGAATCAATTTTTACCAATTTTTTAGAATCATTAAATCCCGGCAATGGAACCGGTCTATCCCCTGATTTCATCTTTCCATCTTCCTCAAATACCAATGAAATTTCCCTAGGCAATATCAAAACTAATGGTGTTGACTCCAGGGAACTGTTAAAAGGCAAAATTCTGGTGGTAGACGATAATCCCAGCAATTTAGATTTATTTTTTCAACACTTAACCCGCAAAGGCCATGCAGTCACCACTTGTTTAAGTGCGAAGGACGTGTTAGGTCTTCTCCAAAGTCAAAATTACGATCTAATTTTGCTGGATCTACTCATGCCAGAAACTAATGGAGACCAGTTTTTAGAATATTTAAAAACCAGTGTAGAATTCCAGCATATTCCGGTCATTATTGTTTCAGCTTTAGATGAATTTGAGAGTATTATTCGTTGTATTGAGATGGGGGCGGAAGATTTTTTGCCCAAACCCTTCGACCCAGTATTACTCAAGGCTCGCATCGGTTCTTCCTTAGAAAAAAAGCGTTTACGGGATCAAGAAAAGTTATATACCCAACAGGTGGAAGGCCTCTCAGAAATGATGGCTAAGGAGCTAGAAAAAGGTAGACAAATGCAAAAGAATTTTTTGCCAGCCCATTTATTAACCAGGAGCGGGTGGGAATTTTCTGCCTACTTTAGTCCGGCCCAACAACTGGCTGGAGATTTTTATGACTTATTTGAGCTTCCTGGCGATCGCCTGGGAATAGTGGTGGCGGACGTTTGTGACAAAGGGGTAGGGGCCGCATTATTTATGGGATTATTCCGCAGTTTAATTCGCATTTTTTCCGGGCAAGCGGCCCTGGATGGTTTAATCAATCCTTCTTTTAATTTGCCTAGCGGTCAGGGTCTACTAGATGTCAACCTAGACAATTTGCTCAATAACATTAATTTTGAACCATTGGAGTCTATTAAATTAATCAATAATTACGTCGCTATTAACCATGGCGAAGCTAGTATGTTTGCCACAATTTTCTTTGGCATTCTAGAACCTAGCAGTGGTAAATTGTCCTATATTAATGGCGGTCACGAACCGGTTTTTATTGTCGATAGTAACCACCAGTTGAAAACCAAGTTAACCTCCACAGGACCAGCGGTGGGAATGCTGCCTGATCTGCAGTTTAAAACGGCAGAAATTATTCTACAGCCAGGAGACTTACTACTGTCCTACACCGATGGCGTAACGGAAGCAAAATCACCCACTGGTAACTTTTTTGGCAAGGAAAAATTATTAAACGCCCTAGGCAGTTCGTTTAACTCAGTTGATCAATTAATGCTTAATATCAAGGAGTCCCTGGAGGAACATATGGGGGAAGCTCAACAGTTTGATGACATTACTTTGCTAGCGATTAAATTTCAAACAACTTAACTATTTTTTAGAGTAGTTTCTTGCTCTAATTCTCCTTGGCAGAGGGTGAAAATACGTTGACAAAAATTTTCTAAATATTCCGGCGTATGGTTAACCATAACCATAGTGGTACCATTTTCTTGGTTGATTAATTTTAGTTGTGTTAAAACCCTTTGGGCTAACGCCGGATCAAGAGCAGCAGTAGGTTCATCTAACAGAAGAATGCGAGGACTTAACATGGTGGCCCGTACGATGGTAACCAACTGTCTTTGCCCCACAGAAAGCTGTAACTCATTGCGATCTAACCAATCACTGGGAATTTCCCAAATATCACAGGCCCGAATCCTTCGCCTTTGACATTCTGTTTTGCTAACTTTTTGTAATTCTAGAGGATAAATTAAGCTTTCTTCCACTGTCATACCCAAAAGTTTTGGCTCCTGGGGCACTAAAACTATTTCTTGGCGCAGTTGCTGAATCGGATATTTAGTTAAAGCTTTTCCATCATAAAAAATACTGCCCTGGCTTGCCTCTTGGAGCCGATTGAATAGCCTTAGTAAAGTGGTTTTTCCAGCCCCCGATCGCCCTTGGAGACCAATAATTTCCCCATGGTCAATGTGGAGAGAAATATTATTAAGTAAAACAGTGGCGCCAGTTATTTCAGTGGTGCTAACCCCGATTAATTTAATCAAAGAAGTCATGCATTCTCCGAGGCCAAGGCCTGTTGACGAATTAATTGTTGGACCTTAGCTAGGGCTGGGTTAACTTCCACATTTTGGCGATCTGGGTTCTGCTCAAAAGCGGCTTGCTCTTGGGAAATCATGCGAATATCCTGGTCAATCAAACCTTCTAGTAAGGGCCGGGCTGTTCCCGATAGCCAATTTTTTAAAAAACTCCTAAAGGCAACGGGTAGTTTATGTAGTTTGGGAAAAGCTTCTAGGGAAGTAAAGTGGACTAAATAGGCCTTGGTTTTGTTGGCAGAAATGGGACAAAATAGGCAGTAAATTTTAAAGTCTGCTCCCAACGTAGAGGACCAATGGGGATAGATGTAACTCACCCGCAAATTTTCTGGATGCAATCGTCTTAGGGTAGGGAAAAACAGTTGGGAAATGGACCAGATTTTATCAATTTTGTAATAACTTTGGGCATTGTAGTCCACCACCACCTGATCGCCATTGGTTTCAATTTCCCGGAGAGAAGCAGAGGCCCAAGCCTGGTAATTATCGTGTAAATGCCCATGGTACATATCCATTAAATTTTCAATCAGGTAGGAAAAATGACCCGGGCAATCAAAGGCGGCGAAACTACCAATGTGGTTTAAATGGTGCCATTCTGGTATCGCCAAGGGCTCTGGTCCGTGGCTGGCAAGATGGTCTAGATCCCCTGGATAAAGCCAAATAAACCCATCTTTTTCCTGCACAGGATAGGTGCGCAAACGGCAGGGAGGAAGTTTTTGATCCTCGCTAAAATAGGGGATCTTTGCACAGTGGCCCTGGGCATCAAACTGCCAACCATGGTAAGCACATTCTAAATTATTGCCCAACACCTTCCCTTCACTCAACTTCACTTGACGATGGGGACAACGATCCTCCACCGCCCGCACCTGGCCATCCTGGTCCCGATAAATGGCGATCGCCTTTTCCCAAAGAACAATTCCCAGTGGTCCCTGACCTAATTCCCCTGCTTGGGCCACCACATACCAATGGTTGAAATTGATTGGGGTAGTACGCAGCATAGACAATACTTGACTATGGGAAGAAAGAGCGCTCATTAGCAAGCCAACAACAGCGGTAAAGGTAAAGCAAAAAACTGATCCTACCCAGGTAAGGGCCGTCCCACACTGGAACTAGCTTGTCACGAAAGTCCCAAGCAATCCTGCTAGAATAAGGCATTCAAAATGATTTTTCAATCTGTTCTCGTATGCCTTCTTCCTCCAACAGTGCAGCCTTTTCCCTCGATGAATTTGCCAAAGCCCTTGACAAACACGACTACCATGCGGAGAAAGGTCAAACCGTCCATGGCAAAATCTGTCAGCACGCTAACGAGGGAGTCTATGTGGATTTTGGCGGTAAATCCCCTGGCTTTGTCCCTGTACAGGAATTAGGTCTACGGCCCCACGCAGAAATTGAGGATAGTTTTCCCCTAGATAGTGCCTGGGATTTCCTCGTCACCAGTGAACAAAATGACGAAGGGCAGGTAAGGCTTTCTCGACGTCAGTTGCAAATCCAGCAATCTTGGGAAAATTTGGCAGAGTTGGAGGAGAGTGGCAAAACCCTCGAAATGGTCGTCACCGGTACCAACAAAGGAGGCGTGGTGGGCGATGTGGAAGGATTGCGGGGTTTCATTCCCCGATCGCACCTTATGCACAAGGACAATATGGACGCTTTGGTGGGGCAAGTGCTCAAAGCCCATATCCTCGAGGCCAACCAGGATAACAATAAATTGGTGTTGACCCAGCGTCGCATCCAACAGGCCGAATCCATGGGCAAAATTGCGGCGGGCAATATCTACGAAGGCAAAGTGGCTAAAATTCAGCCCTATGGCGTGTTTGTGGAAATTGAAGGGGTAACGGGTTTACTCCATGTCAGCCAGGTGAGCGGCACCAGGGTTGATTCCCTCAATACCCTGTTCGCCTTTGGCCAAGCCATCAGTGTCTACGTCCAAGAAATTGACGAGTATAAAAATCGCATTTCCCTTTCCACCCGTATTTTGGAAACCTATCCTGGGGAATTGGTGGAAAAATTTGACGAAATGATGGCCGATGCTCCCAATCGCTTACCTCTGGTACAATCGAAGCAAAATTTGGGCGATAAACAGGAGCAACTGGAAAAAAGTTAAGGATAGATTTAAAGGACTCTCCCCAGTTTGAACGATGACTAAAACAGGGTACCCAGGCAACTCAGTAAAACAGTTTTAAGTACGCTTCGAGCATTATCCTCCAAGCTGGGATTGGGGAGCCAAATACCAAAAAGAGTCAGAGAAACTCTCCCTGACTCCACCAAATGTTGTTGTTGCTTGAGGAAATCTCAGTGGCGGTTTCCCAACTCGCGCAGTCTTTGATTTCTATATAGAAAATTGTAACATGGAACACGATTTTTGTAACAAAAAATAAAGTTTGGTTATTTCTGTCCCCAATTTGATCTTAAAGCAACTAGTCTGAGACTTTATGACCGTTTTCTGCAACTACCTGAACTATGAGAATTTTGTCTTTAACTGGTTTGGGATCAGACAAAATTTTGTCCCCATATTATCGCAATAGAAGACAAGGATATTGAAAAAACTTCAATTTCTCCCCAGAGCAAAATTTGGGGAATTAGTCTATTAATTGAGCGGTTGGTTCAGGCGTTGACTTTCTAGCCGTTGAATTTCTTGGTGAGCTTTTTGCCACTGCTCTTGATAGTAACGAAAATCCTCCGCTTGGGTACGGGGATCTAACTGTTGCAGTTTACCAAAGCAATGCTTTTGATAACTTTCCCAAGGCACTTTTTCCATAATGGCGATCGCCTCTGGAATGCGCAGATTAGCTCGAAACAGATCTTCGGCACTGGTTTCCGTCAGTTGAAAAAGAGACTCAACGGAGTTAAAGTCTCCCTCTTGCTCCAGGTAAGCTAATTGCACTAGTAGGGGTAGCTGATTATCGGGGTCGGAATCCAAATTAAAATACTCCCGCACCTGGTCAATTTTTTGCCACAGTAAACGATGGTGAGCAAAGCTAAATAAAAGATCGTTTTCCGTCAATATTTGATCAATAGTTGGCCGTTCCTGGGGGCAATGGAGATATATTTTCAACAATAGAGCTTCCGCCTTCTCCAGCAGGCTACTGGTGGGATCCTTGGCCTGCCAATGCCTAGACCCATTTTTTCCAGGGCGATCGCCATAGGTCAGTTGACTAGAAAGATTATTAACTTGCAAACTAATTAAACGACTGTCTCCTTGACTCAAAATTTCTCCACATAACTGTAGATAGTAGGCCCGTTTATTTTGGTCTGTTAAACGTTTTAGAATGTCCACCATCCCCCTGGCTACCTGCTCAAAATCGAGGGGATCTTTGAGATTTTTTTGCTTGAGCAATTGTTGAATTTGCCAATCTACCCAGAGGGGAGCCTGCTTAACTAAAGTTTGGTAAATTTCTTTATTTTCAGCACTACTGTGGATAAACTCATCGGCATCTTTCCCCGCCGGTAGGTTCAAAATACGCAAATTAACTTGACCACTATAAACCAAAGGCTCAATTTCCTGGATCGCACGCTGGGTAGCATTAATACCAGCCTTATCGGCATCAAAATTAAAAATAATTTGCTTAGATTGACTAAACCGCATCAAACTTTGTACTTGGTCTCGACTTAAGGCGATTCCCAAGGCCGCCACAGTTTGCTTAATACCACTTTCGTGCAGAGCAATAACGTCAAAATAGCCCTCTACTAAAATTGCTTCA
The genomic region above belongs to Synechocystis sp. PCC 6803 substr. PCC-P and contains:
- a CDS encoding response regulator, with translation MESMAKVLLVEDNEMNRDMLSRRLIRKGYEVVIAVDGEQAVTMAISESPQLILMDMSLPIIDGWTATKQIKGHPDGAHIPIIALTAHAMASDRERAIAAGCDDYDTKPIEIKRLLQKMEALIN
- a CDS encoding SpoIIE family protein phosphatase gives rise to the protein MMNPSINSVDIESATAFIRHELRTPINAIVGYGEMVQEELAEANSPLTEEIDTLLVEAQKLLEIINLFVKHSDGEDKSDFQKLFSTIPHSTNFSITNIILNCDSLLEAEECTNELELTEDIRKIKLAALRLQGLVNNIESIFTNFLESLNPGNGTGLSPDFIFPSSSNTNEISLGNIKTNGVDSRELLKGKILVVDDNPSNLDLFFQHLTRKGHAVTTCLSAKDVLGLLQSQNYDLILLDLLMPETNGDQFLEYLKTSVEFQHIPVIIVSALDEFESIIRCIEMGAEDFLPKPFDPVLLKARIGSSLEKKRLRDQEKLYTQQVEGLSEMMAKELEKGRQMQKNFLPAHLLTRSGWEFSAYFSPAQQLAGDFYDLFELPGDRLGIVVADVCDKGVGAALFMGLFRSLIRIFSGQAALDGLINPSFNLPSGQGLLDVNLDNLLNNINFEPLESIKLINNYVAINHGEASMFATIFFGILEPSSGKLSYINGGHEPVFIVDSNHQLKTKLTSTGPAVGMLPDLQFKTAEIILQPGDLLLSYTDGVTEAKSPTGNFFGKEKLLNALGSSFNSVDQLMLNIKESLEEHMGEAQQFDDITLLAIKFQTT
- a CDS encoding aromatic ring-hydroxylating dioxygenase subunit alpha; the encoded protein is MSALSSHSQVLSMLRTTPINFNHWYVVAQAGELGQGPLGIVLWEKAIAIYRDQDGQVRAVEDRCPHRQVKLSEGKVLGNNLECAYHGWQFDAQGHCAKIPYFSEDQKLPPCRLRTYPVQEKDGFIWLYPGDLDHLASHGPEPLAIPEWHHLNHIGSFAAFDCPGHFSYLIENLMDMYHGHLHDNYQAWASASLREIETNGDQVVVDYNAQSYYKIDKIWSISQLFFPTLRRLHPENLRVSYIYPHWSSTLGADFKIYCLFCPISANKTKAYLVHFTSLEAFPKLHKLPVAFRSFLKNWLSGTARPLLEGLIDQDIRMISQEQAAFEQNPDRQNVEVNPALAKVQQLIRQQALASENA
- a CDS encoding LCP family protein codes for the protein MAKNSNKRGGDSHNGKKSPRKGKFQGGKWLLTGFALTAIALVSAGAGSLLAMYSTPLGQSELTPEQAAVFGQEKAVSYKNLNIPQLSRPINVLLLGTKVLTSEEPDPSQPNPGYHALVNSVEGLTDTMVLIRLDPKEKSLVVLSIPRDTRVEIPGYSGARKINQANALGGPALAAMTVTDLLGDVPIDRYIRVNVQAVEKLIDALGGVDVYVPRDMKYQDDSQRLYINLKEGQQRLDGEKALQMLRFRYDALGDIGRIQRQQIVMRAVVEQALKPQTILRIPDIVKILQSNIDTNLNMEELVAIAGFSAQIPREDVKMLMLPGDFNGTGRTSISYWLPHQPKIQAMTEEYFGAMATNSWLWDMDEDLTALDPYGLRIAIQDSTDRPQAVKALVKELETAGYSRINVVSAFSPPLQTTRVIAQQGDHLGARQVRNSIGLGEVLVDSNGYLISDVTIQIGADWP
- the acsF gene encoding magnesium-protoporphyrin IX monomethyl ester (oxidative) cyclase, which gives rise to MVSTTLPTQLETIRPGIKAPVKETLLTPRFYTTDFDKVANLVLTLQDEEIEAALEELRADYNRYHFVRNDDFKRSFDHIDGATRLAFIDFLERSCTSEFSGFLLFKELSRRLKNRSPKLAEAFHLLARDEARHAGFINKAMADFGLSLDLRYLTQKRTYTFFPPEWVIYTVYLSEKIGYWRYILMFRHLEKNPDHNIYPLFNYFECWCQDENRHGDFFKALLRSQTALWKTWQSRLWSRFFLLTVFVTHTLTVFERTDFYQSVGLDAKQYNVDVVTNTNATAARAFPEVLDTDNPKFFPRLEACASANEKLTAIANSEAPKLAKFCQKAPWIAVIIWQMICIFLQKPVDAEARRGMVC
- a CDS encoding ATP-binding cassette domain-containing protein, producing the protein MTSLIKLIGVSTTEITGATVLLNNISLHIDHGEIIGLQGRSGAGKTTLLRLFNRLQEASQGSIFYDGKALTKYPIQQLRQEIVLVPQEPKLLGMTVEESLIYPLELQKVSKTECQRRRIRACDIWEIPSDWLDRNELQLSVGQRQLVTIVRATMLSPRILLLDEPTAALDPALAQRVLTQLKLINQENGTTMVMVNHTPEYLENFCQRIFTLCQGELEQETTLKNS
- a CDS encoding ATP-binding protein, whose translation is MVSIIKSVRRSLLLKFVLSYFCLSSVVVASIFLVANYRAVKGIESQTFNRLNISNNLKEYQLEQWMEGQKDTLFLLSDINSIQANTELLKNTSVSDPQYKIIQKRLIEELREIDLFLPHIEAINILNTGGIVVASNNLDEIGVYKGIGNQTTYFANINSNFKTVPNFYFSKVYNRPSMTFATNIKHDITRERLGYLSIDINLNAVDDLIRKRTGLGDTGETFLVGEINNQVSFIASDENKKLTANGSKPNFNSLGINSVMAGNSGQGSYVNYAGTPVLGVYQWIEKYNLALITEISEVEALELARRFTRMLVLVGLVSTALLLIAVYLLSIKITKPILLITKAAIDISSGDREARAPVLGEDELGILAKSFNLMTNELRESNSSLEKKNQELELAQKQLAVANSCLEEKVQQRTEELENTVKALELASSEAEAANATKSIFLANMSHELRTPLNAIIGYSEMLIEEAEDLDSEELVPDLDKILRSGKSLLALINDLLDISKIEAGKMELYLETFNLKELIAGILDTISPLLKNNNNKLEVEISLESEEVYGDLIKLRQGILNLLSNASKFTKDGIISFIVEEFKVDEKDWLSFQVKDTGIGLTEEQMSKLFQPFTQADSSTTRKYGGTGLGLAITRKFCQMMGGDIYLTSEIGVGSSFTIKLPKYAQLNSAKND